Proteins from one Sphingobacteriaceae bacterium genomic window:
- a CDS encoding polysaccharide biosynthesis/export family protein, producing MILFSSCRNKKELIYFQGSLSNNETNKNYSPILKSDDLLSIIVFGLDEQSVKPFNLPLTTLNQNIGGYAQGAPTAPGYLIDETGNIDFPIVGKIKVGGLSRSMAIELIKSQLKPYLNNPTVLIKILNYKVTVLGEVKNPGTFTIPNERITIPEALGIAGDLQITGIRKNVMVIRDNEGVKTEFIVDLTNKNIFSSPVYYLQQNDIVYVEPNRAKINSSVINPANVSLIISIISLFVTIAVLFTK from the coding sequence TTGATTTTATTTAGTTCTTGTCGAAATAAAAAAGAACTTATTTATTTTCAAGGTAGTCTTTCAAATAATGAAACAAACAAAAATTATTCACCCATACTCAAATCTGATGACCTATTGTCTATAATAGTATTTGGATTAGACGAACAGTCCGTGAAGCCATTTAATTTACCTCTAACTACTTTAAATCAAAATATTGGTGGCTACGCACAAGGTGCTCCAACAGCACCGGGATATTTAATTGATGAAACGGGTAATATTGATTTTCCGATAGTAGGGAAAATTAAAGTGGGTGGATTATCAAGAAGTATGGCAATTGAACTAATCAAAAGCCAGCTTAAGCCATATTTAAACAACCCTACGGTTTTAATTAAAATTTTGAATTATAAAGTTACTGTTCTCGGTGAAGTGAAAAATCCAGGCACCTTTACCATTCCCAATGAAAGAATTACTATTCCTGAGGCATTAGGTATAGCCGGAGATCTTCAAATTACAGGAATTAGAAAAAACGTAATGGTAATAAGAGATAATGAAGGGGTTAAAACTGAGTTTATTGTTGACCTTACTAATAAAAATATTTTTTCATCACCGGTATATTATTTGCAGCAAAATGACATTGTATATGTAGAACCGAATAGGGCTAAAATTAATTCTTCTGTAATAAATCCGGCTAACGTTAGCTTAATAATTTCAATTATTTCTCTTTTTGTTACAATTGCAGTTTTATTTACAAAATAA